A single window of Archangium gephyra DNA harbors:
- a CDS encoding alpha/beta hydrolase — protein MAAILLLAMSTAAEATTVRVFYDVGYGNRISIRGSKAPLSWTTGTNATWNTGNIWTLSWANTVGDVEVKPLINDATWSTGANYRIKAGATVDIYPFFGPASGQLRTVSNFYSPQFNNSRTLTIYLPPSYSENPLKRYPVLYAHDGQNLFNAARATYGVEWRMDETANSLIGNGSMDEVIIVGMDHGDANRIYEYTPCCDAQYGGGGADKHERFILDTVKPFIDQNYRTLSAKANTALIGSSLGGLVSFYVGRRNPTVFGKLAAMSSSFWWNNQALTQQVEASTTKVAVKFYIDAGTSSDGLTETTRMRDALVADGYVQGNDLYYYVAQGAGHNESSWAARLNIPLTYLFPWQSTVY, from the coding sequence TTGGCTGCGATATTGCTGCTGGCCATGAGCACGGCTGCCGAGGCCACCACCGTCCGGGTCTTCTACGACGTCGGCTACGGCAACCGCATCAGCATCCGGGGCAGCAAGGCGCCCCTGTCGTGGACCACCGGCACGAATGCCACGTGGAACACGGGCAACATCTGGACGCTGTCCTGGGCCAACACCGTGGGCGACGTGGAGGTGAAGCCCCTCATCAACGACGCGACCTGGTCCACCGGCGCCAACTACCGCATCAAGGCCGGCGCCACGGTGGACATCTACCCGTTCTTCGGCCCGGCCTCGGGCCAGCTGCGGACCGTCTCCAACTTCTACTCGCCGCAGTTCAACAACTCGCGGACGCTCACCATCTACCTGCCGCCGAGCTACTCGGAGAACCCGCTCAAGCGCTACCCGGTGCTGTACGCGCATGACGGGCAGAACCTCTTCAACGCCGCCCGGGCCACCTACGGCGTCGAGTGGCGCATGGACGAGACGGCCAACTCGCTCATCGGCAACGGCTCGATGGACGAGGTCATCATCGTGGGCATGGACCACGGCGACGCCAACCGCATCTACGAGTACACGCCCTGCTGCGATGCCCAGTACGGCGGCGGAGGCGCGGACAAGCACGAGCGGTTCATCCTCGACACGGTGAAGCCGTTCATCGACCAGAACTACCGGACGCTGTCGGCGAAGGCGAACACGGCGCTGATCGGCTCATCCCTGGGCGGGCTGGTGTCGTTCTACGTCGGGCGGCGCAACCCCACCGTCTTCGGGAAGCTGGCGGCCATGTCGAGCTCCTTCTGGTGGAACAACCAGGCGCTGACGCAGCAGGTGGAGGCCTCGACCACGAAGGTGGCGGTGAAGTTCTACATCGACGCGGGGACGAGCAGCGACGGGCTGACCGAGACGACGCGGATGCGGGACGCGCTGGTGGCGGACGGGTACGTGCAGGGCAACGATCTGTACTACTACGTGGCCCAGGGCGCGGGGCACAACGAGTCCTCCTGGGCCGCGCGGCTCAACATCCCGCTGACGTACCTCTTCCCCTGGCAGAGCACGGTGTACTGA
- a CDS encoding ABC transporter ATP-binding protein: MIRARDIVKQYRDGDGTEVRVLDGLSLDVADGDFVAVVGPSGSGKSTLLHLLGGLDVHYQGDVEVAGVKLSGLKDKELARFRNQHVGFVFQSFHLIPNLSAVENVLMPSHFGAASPEARRRAESLLDRVGLLAKKDRAPVRLSGGERQRVAIARALFTGPRLLLCDEPTGNLDAATGAGVITLFQELNREGITLLAVTHEDRMSTAARRVLRLKEGRLVEESRPALAGGAS; the protein is encoded by the coding sequence TTGATACGCGCACGCGACATCGTCAAACAGTACCGGGACGGGGATGGCACCGAGGTGCGCGTCCTGGATGGACTCTCGCTCGACGTGGCGGACGGTGACTTCGTCGCCGTGGTGGGCCCGTCCGGCAGTGGCAAGTCCACGCTGCTGCACCTGCTGGGCGGCCTGGACGTGCACTACCAGGGCGACGTGGAGGTGGCCGGCGTCAAGCTGTCCGGCCTGAAGGACAAGGAGCTCGCGCGCTTCCGCAACCAGCACGTGGGCTTCGTCTTCCAGTCCTTCCACCTCATCCCCAATCTGTCCGCGGTGGAGAACGTGCTGATGCCCTCGCACTTCGGCGCCGCCTCCCCCGAGGCCCGCAGGCGCGCCGAGTCCCTGCTCGACCGGGTGGGTCTGCTGGCCAAGAAGGACCGCGCTCCGGTGCGGCTCTCCGGCGGTGAGCGGCAGCGCGTGGCCATCGCCCGGGCCCTCTTCACCGGTCCCCGGCTGCTCCTGTGTGACGAGCCCACCGGCAACCTCGATGCGGCCACGGGCGCTGGCGTCATCACGCTCTTCCAGGAGCTGAACCGCGAGGGCATCACCCTGCTCGCCGTCACGCACGAGGATCGGATGAGCACGGCGGCCCGGCGCGTGCTGCGCCTCAAGGAAGGCCGGCTCGTCGAGGAGTCCCGGCCCGCGCTGGCGGGAGGTGCGTCATGA
- a CDS encoding cytidine deaminase, which yields MSADIPWEQLFEAAKKVRERAHAPYSKFPVGAAVLYADGSVVTGCNVENSSYGLSVCAERGALAAGVAQGRSKPVAVAIVVDTPTPCPPCGMCRQVMLEFAPKELPVRSRNLKGDEARYSLGELLPHAFTSDFL from the coding sequence ATGAGCGCGGACATTCCCTGGGAGCAGCTGTTCGAGGCGGCGAAGAAGGTCCGCGAGCGCGCCCATGCGCCGTACTCGAAGTTCCCCGTGGGCGCGGCGGTGCTCTACGCGGACGGCTCGGTGGTGACGGGCTGCAACGTGGAGAACTCCTCCTATGGACTCTCCGTATGTGCCGAGCGCGGTGCGCTCGCGGCCGGAGTGGCCCAGGGCCGGAGCAAGCCGGTGGCGGTGGCCATCGTGGTGGACACGCCCACCCCGTGTCCGCCGTGTGGCATGTGCCGGCAGGTGATGCTGGAGTTCGCCCCCAAGGAGCTGCCCGTGCGCAGCCGCAACCTCAAGGGTGATGAGGCGCGCTACTCCCTCGGAGAGCTGCTCCCCCACGCCTTCACCAGCGATTTCCTCTAG
- a CDS encoding PspA/IM30 family protein: protein MWNRFTRAMRSFFGFFVSSIEDPELILEQNIRDLNDQVPKMNESIAMVRANLTLLEKENVKYKSDIRDLTAKVKAAIQAGRDDLAAQYATKLQTEKAALERNEQQLETAKVAYEKSLNLKKAFMREKDRKTQEAMNAIRDARRAQWQSKVADAMESFQVAGIDATHDEMLRKVNEKAAVNEARMQMALESVDHQSVQIEEDAERLQAMDLVQQMKMEMGLQSPAPVSEVGGGTEKTIGKKVEIK from the coding sequence ATGTGGAACCGGTTCACAAGGGCAATGCGCAGCTTCTTCGGCTTCTTCGTCTCCTCCATCGAGGATCCGGAGCTCATTCTCGAGCAGAACATCCGTGACCTGAACGATCAGGTCCCGAAGATGAACGAGTCCATCGCCATGGTGCGGGCGAACCTGACGCTCCTGGAGAAGGAGAACGTCAAGTACAAGAGCGACATCCGCGACCTGACGGCGAAGGTGAAGGCGGCCATCCAGGCGGGGCGTGATGACCTGGCGGCGCAGTACGCCACCAAGCTGCAGACGGAGAAGGCGGCGCTGGAGCGCAACGAGCAGCAGCTCGAGACGGCCAAGGTGGCGTACGAGAAGTCGCTGAACCTGAAGAAGGCCTTCATGCGCGAGAAGGACCGCAAGACGCAGGAGGCGATGAACGCCATCCGCGACGCGCGGCGTGCGCAGTGGCAGTCCAAGGTGGCCGACGCCATGGAGTCCTTCCAGGTGGCCGGCATCGACGCCACGCACGACGAGATGCTGCGCAAGGTCAACGAGAAGGCCGCCGTCAACGAGGCGCGCATGCAGATGGCGCTCGAGTCGGTGGACCACCAGTCCGTGCAGATCGAGGAGGACGCCGAGCGCCTCCAGGCCATGGATCTCGTGCAGCAGATGAAGATGGAGATGGGCCTCCAGAGCCCCGCGCCGGTGTCCGAGGTGGGCGGCGGTACGGAGAAGACCATCGGCAAGAAGGTGGAGATCAAGTAG
- a CDS encoding ABC transporter permease, whose protein sequence is MRLAALSQLVRLSLARERRGAFFSAFGVAMGVGALVFFVGLGLGVGRVIRERIFPNDARLVDVVPPAVSLGSFLGGGKLDATMVERLQALPGVEKLYRKMSVRAPAASLYQGDFFGRKMRMGMDVLAVGVEPGLVEGDVQLGKFVDPGPGQPLPGLISTRLLEIYNNTFAPARKLPTLTPSLLVGFTLPVDFNRSYVTAPLPDVAVINSQVQVVGASDRALLAGVTIPLDAAIRLNRELGQDAETYTGITLVATSPGAVPGIMAAVREMGLEIDDQERRLAENVGAAVTLTTSALALLSILICVLAAVNIAHALSASVRARAKEIGVMQAVGASRSDVRNIVLAEASVVGVAGGFLGTVSALLLALLIDRLAISYLPQFPFKPESFFSFPWPVVVGGVVLGLLAAVAGAWFPSHRAAATDPARTLAG, encoded by the coding sequence ATGAGGCTGGCGGCGCTGTCCCAACTGGTGCGGCTGAGCCTCGCGCGTGAGCGGCGGGGCGCGTTCTTCTCCGCCTTCGGTGTGGCCATGGGCGTGGGGGCGCTCGTCTTCTTCGTGGGCCTGGGCCTCGGTGTGGGCCGCGTCATCCGCGAGCGCATCTTCCCCAACGACGCGCGGCTGGTGGACGTGGTGCCTCCCGCGGTGTCGCTCGGCTCGTTCCTCGGGGGCGGCAAGCTGGACGCGACCATGGTGGAGCGGCTCCAGGCGTTGCCCGGCGTGGAGAAGCTCTACCGCAAGATGAGCGTGCGCGCCCCCGCGGCGAGTCTCTACCAGGGGGACTTCTTCGGCCGGAAGATGCGCATGGGCATGGACGTCCTCGCGGTGGGCGTGGAGCCCGGCCTCGTCGAGGGGGACGTGCAGCTCGGCAAGTTCGTGGATCCGGGGCCGGGCCAGCCGCTGCCGGGCCTCATCTCCACGCGGCTGTTGGAGATCTACAACAACACCTTCGCCCCGGCCCGCAAGCTGCCCACGCTCACCCCGAGCCTGCTCGTGGGCTTCACGCTCCCGGTGGACTTCAACCGCTCCTACGTGACCGCCCCGCTGCCCGACGTCGCCGTCATCAACTCCCAGGTGCAGGTGGTGGGCGCGTCCGACCGGGCGCTGCTCGCGGGCGTCACCATTCCCCTGGACGCCGCCATCCGTCTCAACCGGGAGCTGGGCCAGGACGCGGAGACGTACACCGGCATCACCCTGGTGGCCACCAGCCCCGGCGCGGTGCCCGGCATCATGGCGGCGGTGCGGGAGATGGGCCTGGAGATCGACGACCAGGAGCGGCGGCTCGCCGAGAACGTGGGCGCCGCCGTGACGCTCACCACGTCCGCGCTGGCACTGCTGTCCATCCTCATCTGCGTGCTCGCGGCGGTGAACATCGCCCATGCGTTGAGCGCCTCGGTGCGCGCGCGGGCCAAGGAGATTGGCGTCATGCAGGCGGTGGGGGCCTCGCGCTCGGACGTGCGCAACATCGTCCTGGCCGAGGCCAGCGTGGTGGGCGTGGCCGGTGGCTTCCTGGGCACCGTCTCCGCGCTGCTGCTGGCGCTGCTCATCGACCGGCTCGCCATCTCCTACCTGCCGCAATTCCCCTTCAAGCCCGAGAGCTTCTTCTCCTTCCCCTGGCCCGTGGTGGTGGGGGGCGTGGTGCTCGGGCTGCTGGCCGCGGTGGCCGGCGCCTGGTTCCCCAGCCACAGGGCCGCGGCCACGGACCCCGCACGCACGCTCGCTGGATGA
- a CDS encoding ABC transporter substrate-binding protein, with translation MALRRGPGLYPFLALCVLGVGYLLASRLGYLDRLQARFFPAAKEAVRLSPGDFPAGVAAPVADLASVPLRPTLIGFTARGSAASLLLATGGASTLDNPEVPAGAAQGLLKTAYAMDARAVVFATDEELRQALAVGAEHGGVDMAAISVDRLAAWLPSLRDAAPRTVMLLGRSRGQEALAAVGVPDLASLRGKRLGVYASGSSYYFALWVLSRAGLRMTDVRWVDLPSTLDAGRALREGRADAVAGLWGDVELAAKDRGGAVLATTADAPHLVATVLVARGDYAARYPDAVRRVIRGLLDAGASVQKDPGPGARLLGEVAPYLGDPTEAIRSAPPATLADNRAFFGLSGEAPVTYDELFQSASALYRKIRRTAVAPPAEDTRDLGALKYVSEARGP, from the coding sequence ATGGCGTTGCGACGCGGACCCGGCCTCTATCCGTTCCTGGCGTTGTGTGTCCTGGGGGTGGGGTACCTGCTGGCCTCGCGGCTGGGGTACCTGGACCGTCTCCAGGCGCGCTTCTTCCCGGCGGCCAAGGAGGCCGTGCGCCTGTCGCCGGGAGACTTCCCCGCGGGGGTTGCGGCACCGGTGGCGGACCTGGCCTCGGTGCCGTTGCGGCCCACGCTCATCGGCTTCACCGCGCGAGGCTCGGCGGCGTCGCTGCTGCTGGCCACCGGTGGGGCCTCGACGCTGGACAACCCCGAGGTGCCCGCGGGCGCGGCGCAGGGCCTGCTGAAGACGGCCTACGCCATGGACGCGCGGGCCGTCGTGTTCGCCACGGACGAGGAGCTGCGGCAGGCGCTGGCGGTGGGCGCGGAGCACGGCGGGGTGGACATGGCGGCCATCTCCGTGGACCGGCTGGCGGCGTGGTTGCCGTCGCTGCGGGACGCGGCGCCGCGCACGGTGATGTTGCTGGGGCGCAGCCGCGGGCAGGAGGCGCTGGCGGCGGTGGGCGTGCCGGACCTGGCCTCGCTGCGTGGCAAGCGGCTGGGGGTGTATGCCTCGGGCTCCTCGTACTACTTCGCGCTGTGGGTGCTGTCGCGCGCGGGCCTGCGCATGACGGACGTGCGGTGGGTGGATCTGCCCTCCACGCTGGACGCGGGCCGGGCGCTGCGCGAGGGCCGGGCGGACGCGGTGGCGGGGCTGTGGGGCGACGTGGAGCTGGCGGCGAAGGACCGGGGCGGCGCGGTGCTGGCCACCACGGCGGATGCGCCCCACCTGGTGGCCACGGTGCTGGTGGCCCGGGGAGACTACGCGGCGCGCTACCCGGACGCGGTCCGCCGGGTCATCCGCGGGCTGTTGGACGCGGGGGCCAGCGTACAGAAGGACCCGGGACCCGGGGCGCGGCTGTTGGGCGAGGTGGCCCCCTACCTGGGAGACCCCACCGAGGCCATCCGCAGCGCCCCTCCGGCGACGTTGGCGGACAATCGGGCCTTCTTCGGGCTTTCCGGCGAGGCGCCCGTCACCTATGACGAGCTCTTCCAGAGCGCCTCGGCGCTCTACCGGAAGATCAGGCGCACGGCGGTGGCCCCGCCAGCCGAGGACACTCGCGACCTCGGCGCGCTGAAATACGTGTCGGAGGCGCGAGGGCCCTGA
- a CDS encoding 5'-deoxyadenosine deaminase — MDLLLTNGTVVTMNREREVLAEADVLIQDGRIARVGRNLRTRGGGLRVLDVAGKVVLPGLIHGHLHACQTLFRNRADGLELLDWLRERIWPFEAAHDADSMRVSADLTFAELIRSGATAALDMGTVRHYDAVFESARDCGFRLTGGKAMMDAPDVPGGLHESTEASLAESLALLERWHGTHGGRLRYAFAPRFVLSCTEKLMREVGRLAREKGVRIHTHASENRSEIQVVRELTGRDNVAWFHELGLTGPHVTLAHCVWVSEEEQRLLRDTRTVVCHCPGSNLKLASGIAPVPELLDAGVNVCLGADGAPCNNNLDMFQEMRLAALLHKPRVGPRGMPPERVLEMATLGGARAIGMEAELGSLEEGKRADITVVDLSGLHSTPADPRDVLSPLVYAARSTDVVHVIIDGRPVLKDRALLTLDAASVASNARQHSARITARAR; from the coding sequence GTGGATCTGCTCCTCACCAACGGCACCGTCGTGACCATGAACCGCGAGCGCGAGGTCCTCGCGGAGGCAGATGTCCTCATCCAGGACGGGCGCATCGCCCGGGTGGGACGCAACCTCCGGACGCGGGGCGGTGGCCTGCGCGTGCTGGACGTCGCTGGCAAGGTGGTGCTGCCCGGCCTCATCCATGGCCACCTGCACGCCTGTCAGACGCTGTTCCGCAACCGGGCGGACGGGCTGGAGCTGCTGGACTGGCTGCGCGAGCGCATCTGGCCCTTCGAGGCCGCGCACGACGCGGACTCCATGCGCGTCTCGGCGGACCTGACCTTCGCGGAGCTCATCCGCTCGGGGGCCACGGCGGCGCTCGACATGGGCACGGTGCGCCACTACGACGCCGTCTTCGAGTCCGCCCGCGACTGCGGCTTCCGGCTCACCGGCGGCAAGGCGATGATGGACGCGCCCGACGTGCCTGGCGGGCTGCACGAGTCCACCGAGGCCTCGCTGGCCGAGAGCCTCGCGCTGCTGGAGCGCTGGCACGGCACCCACGGGGGCCGGCTGCGCTATGCCTTCGCGCCGCGCTTCGTCCTCTCGTGCACGGAGAAGCTGATGCGCGAGGTGGGGCGCCTGGCCCGGGAGAAGGGCGTGCGCATCCACACCCACGCCAGCGAGAACCGCTCGGAAATCCAGGTGGTGCGCGAGCTCACCGGCCGGGACAACGTGGCCTGGTTCCACGAGCTGGGCCTCACCGGCCCGCACGTGACGCTGGCCCACTGCGTGTGGGTGTCCGAGGAGGAGCAGCGGCTGCTGCGCGACACGCGCACGGTGGTGTGCCACTGCCCTGGCTCCAACCTCAAGCTGGCCTCGGGCATCGCCCCGGTGCCCGAGCTGTTGGATGCCGGCGTGAACGTGTGCCTCGGCGCGGACGGCGCGCCCTGCAACAACAACCTGGACATGTTCCAGGAGATGCGGCTGGCGGCGCTGCTGCACAAGCCGCGGGTGGGGCCCCGGGGCATGCCTCCCGAGCGCGTGCTGGAGATGGCCACGCTCGGCGGGGCCCGCGCCATTGGCATGGAGGCGGAACTGGGCTCGCTCGAGGAGGGCAAGCGCGCCGACATCACCGTGGTGGACCTCTCCGGCCTCCACTCCACCCCGGCGGACCCCCGGGACGTGCTCTCCCCGCTCGTCTACGCCGCCCGCTCCACCGACGTCGTCCACGTCATCATCGACGGCAGACCCGTCCTCAAGGACCGCGCCCTCCTGACCCTGGACGCGGCCTCCGTGGCCTCGAACGCCCGTCAGCACTCCGCCCGCATCACCGCCCGGGCCCGCTGA